In the Takifugu flavidus isolate HTHZ2018 chromosome 11, ASM371156v2, whole genome shotgun sequence genome, one interval contains:
- the arfgef3 gene encoding brefeldin A-inhibited guanine nucleotide-exchange protein 3 isoform X1: MEEILRKLQKDASGHKHKAIRDACVYARETLQSQNGAAKMSASQLRERCLLPLQMALESKNTKLGQTALTGMQKLLCEDRFMGQETELLDKQLLSQMLEAIRVTPSLHEDLQVEVMKVLLCITYSPNFDINGDSILRIAEMCIETYVSSCHQRSINTAVRATLSQILGDLTLQLHHRQEGADGDEVTVAPLNRRDVSPTSQALCDEVVTVLTVFCEKLESVDRGHQLLQLLYLECILSMLSSCPPTMHLSRGFTDLVWKQLCPSLVAIMGNPISDKTIASHHSQTGPQERDRLMEKLNLGVSQEVDSLGGGVSDQGRGSGCSSSAPARIVPVVRTVCYIAAELVRLVSCVESMKPVLQSLYHRILLYPPPQHRTEAIRIMKEILGSPQRLYDLAGPCLAEPETRKRSFSKRKSHLDLLKLVMDGMTEACVKGGIEACYTSVSCACALLSALDELLKGRGIQPEQAQLLLRRRDDLKDGSESTRESMEINEADFRWQRHILSSEQAPCGPDPSSANMASSERSPDISISITTETGQTTTDLEVEEHVLGRTTPDDFGEEPQLPISSFCRNQQGGKYTEPGHREEGGKIGHGEHEREKRRASGGGGECGGGVDRGIVVPPDVVQRSHALVYPDITNFLSVESRTRNHHGGGSRYSESNFSMEEQDVSRTEFDSCDQYSMAAEKDSGRSDVSDIGSDNVSLIDEEQQTPRDCPGHRSLRAAALSLKLYSQKAEQQSARLFIQSLSALLPRLLRLASAADVDVSLQNFSSTFCSGLQTGGIHSPGFESCDSLSCQSLMTADGLYLVSYYALLLNLKLCCSDFYRRRTLSPAVSLKEFVRLIQGSGVFVFLSQPWTEELYYQVLERNLLGEAGYWGSPEDQTMPLITMLTDIDGLGSSGIGAQLISKAPSQSPPSCVKINSDTAMAGAVFSRFILTGVWKNLIDVLSTPLTGRMVGSSKGLAFILGAEGTKEQSQRERDTICLSLDGLRKAAALSCTLGVAANCASALAQMAAASCIQEDREVGETGDAISQVKQRVEHRLEQIGRPPGPRLHTAHVLCMDAILNVGLEMGSHNHECWPHVFRVTEYISSLEHTHFSDGSLHQPSLTPITQQGDAVDLGLELSGEYSSEILDMGSTQPVIQPLSIQELLREGGRGGRSVVDLKSGSLMSGTSAAKAVCMLSTQTDRLFEEAATKLNLVGLIGFFQQLRKASQSQLFDSVTESGEYSLAMPGEAKSTLERRSSLHLFRLGEAMLRIIRNKNRPLLHVMRAWNVVAPHLVEAACHKERHVSQKAVSFIHDVLTEVLTSWVELPHFHFNEALFRPFEHVMQLELCDEDVQDQVVTSIGELVEMCSPQILSGWRPLFSALRTVHSSKSDTKDYLLGEYSMGKSQAPVFDVFEAFITTDNIQVFANAATNYIMCLMKFVKGLGEVDYKEIGDCVHMSGYSSTDLCLPALDYLRRCSQLLAKIYKMPSKPVFLVPRLASLPVETQERSMSTEDGVDCVLQEFDDGTGLIQVWILLLEQLTAAVSNCPRQHQPPTLELLFTLLREVTVVPGPGFGIFSVIQLLLPVMSLWLQRSQGDHSYWDMAAANFKHAIGLCCELVVEHVNSFIHSDIGYESLINLMLKDLFKLLVSCVSEPAETISRVGCSCIRYVLVTVGPVFTEEMWRLACCALQDAFSATLEPVKNLLACFHSGSDSFAGDACEVKVAAPSHSPAAEAEYWRIKAMAQQVFMLDTQCSPKTPNNKDGFEHAQSCVLIIELPSNQAANGHTQKRKIGIPFRTIVVSLLSHQVLLQNLYDILLEEFVKQPEGHDRVTPVTSDPSRNTAGFLRYISMANLAIILDLLLDSYRTAREFDTRPGLKYLLMKVSGVCGAANLYRQSAMSFNLYFQTLLCATLSQADTMTAQQVKKILYEEEEGSSDSSHPGSASSEDEDIFEETAQVSPPRGRDKRSQWRASVPSLSVQPLGGADWAWLVKRLYKLCMDLCNSYIQMHRDLKSSLEEAAPLSGGAGGSDHIFFLPLFQSETSTPTSVGGLSVKGTPMEDSGYRCHTGSLSPPTPSPGFSCTSSLPHHFGTSGERRDSGVVESTVGAASDSAAPARRKEWWEHASNKLYTITTDKTISKLMMEYKRRKQQQPTSQSHINLFMKEQGRVVVEVAGGSEQRTPVEPQRPPQRPQHLVDQKGPLLRHSVSAGPEVLRQEKRPRSGSTISSHNISLRDSEAQIQAWTNMVLTVLNQVLILSDSAFLALQPALYPCLSQLSCHVTDVRVRQALCEWLGRIGRLYDIIL, translated from the exons ATGGAGGAGATCCTGCGTAAACTGCAGAAAGACGCGTCCGGCCACAAACACAAAGCGATCCGCGACGCCTGCGTCTACGCCCGCG AAACTCTCCAGTCCCAGAATGGAGCTGCAAAAATGTCTGCATCCCAGCTTCG ggaGCGCTGTTTGCTGCCCCTGCAGATGGCTCTGGAGTCCAAAAACACCAAACTGGGACAGACGGCACTCACTGGAATGCAG AAGTTGCTGTGTGAGGACAGGTTCATGGGCCAGGAGACAGAGCTCCTGGACAAGCAGCTGCTCAGCCAGATGTTGGAGGCCATCAGGGTGACGCCGTCGCTACATGAAGACCTGCAGGTCgaagtgatgaag gtgctgctctgcatcacaTACTCGCCAAACTTTGACATCAACGGAGACTCCATCCTGCGGATTGCTGAG atgtgcaTTGAAACATATGTGTCCAGCTGTCACCAGCGCAGCATCAACACAGCTGTCAGAGCAACTCTGAGCCAAATACTGGGAGACCTGACTCTGCAACTGCATCACAGAcaagag GGCGCCGATGGGGATGAGGTGACTGTTGCTCCGCTAAATAGAAGAG atgtttcCCCCACCAGCCAGGCACTGTGTGATGAAGTGGTGACAGTTCTCACTGTTTTCTGCGAAAAGCTGGAGTCTGTGGACAG GGGgcaccagctcctgcagctcctctacCTCGAGTGCATCCTGTCTATGTTGAGTAGCTGCccacccacaatgcacctgtcCAGAGGGTTCACCGATCTCGTGTG GAAGCAGCTTTGTCCTTCCCTTGTTGCGATTATGGGAAATCCCATTAGCGATAAAACCATCGCTTCCCATCACAGCCAAACAGGGCCTCAAGAAAGGGATCGCCTCATGGAAAAACTCAATTTAG GTGTGAGCCAGGAAGTGGACTCTCTTGGAGGTGGGGTGTCCGATCAGGGTCGGGGCTCTGGCTGTTCGTCCAGCGCCCCCGCCAGGATCGTGCCAGTGGTGCGCACCGTGTGCTACATTGCTGCTGAACTGGTGAGGCTGGTGAGCTGTGTGGAGTCCATGAAACCGGTGCTGCAGTCGCTGTACCACCGGATCCTCCTTTACCCGCCCCCTCAGCATCGCACGGAGGCCATCCGCATCAtgaaggag atTCTGGGCAGTCCGCAGCGTCTGTACGACCTGGCCGGTCCGTGTTTGGCTGAGCCGGAAACGAGGAAGCGCTCGTTCTCAAAGAGGAAGTCCCACCTGGACCTGCTGAAGCT CGTGATGGACGGGATGACAGAGGCATGCGTGAAGGGCGGCATTGAAGCGTGCTACACGTCGGTCTCCTGTGCATGCGCTCTCCTCAGTGCGCTGGACGAGCTGTTGAAGGGCCGCGGCATCCAACCCGAGCAG GCTCAGCTTCTACTCCGACGCCGGGACGACCTGAAGGACGGGTCTGAGTCCACGCGGGAGTCCATGGAGATCAACGAGGCTGATTTCAGGTGGCAGCGACACATCCTGTCGTCCGAACAAGCGCCGTGTGGCCCCGACCCTTCCTCCGCCAACATGGCCTCCAGCGAGCGCAGCCCTGatatcagcatcagcatcaccacGGAAACGGGCCAAACCACCACAGAcctagaggtggaggagcatgTTCTGGGTCGCACCACCCCTGATGACTTTGGGGAGGAGCCCCAGCTCCCTATCTCATCATTCTGCAGAAACCAGCAGGGAGGAAAGTACACAGAGCCAGGACatcgggaggaggggggcaagATTGGGCATGGTGAGCATGAAAGGGAGAAACGGAGAGcatctggaggggggggagaatgTGGAGGAGGAGTAGACAGAGGAATTGTGGTTCCTCCTGATGTAGTGCAGAGAAGCCACGCCCTCGTCTATCCTGACATCACCAACTTCCTGTCAGTGGAGTCTCGAACCAGAAACCATCATGGGGGAGGGTCCCGATACAGCGAGAGCAACTTCAG TATGGAGGAGCAGGACGTGTCTCGGACCGAGTTCGACTCCTGTGACCAGTATTCCATGGCAGCCGAGAAAGACTCGGGCCGCTCCGACGTATCCGACATCGGCTCTGACAACGTGTCCCTGATTGACGAGGAGCAACAGACGCCACGCGACTGTCCTGGTCACCGCTCGCTGCGCGCCGCAGCCCTGTCGCTCAAACTTTACAGCCAGAAGGCCGAACAGCAGAGCGCCAGGCTGTTCATACAGTCACTGTCAGCGCTGCTGCCGCGTCTGCTGAGGCTGGCCAGCGCCGCGGACGTGGACGTCTCGCTGCAGaacttctcctccaccttctgctccGGACTGCAGACAG GTGGGATCCACTCTCCAGGGTTTGAGTCATGTGACTCTCTGAGCTGTCAGTCACTGATGACCGCTGATGGACTCTACCTGGTGTCTTACTACGCTCTGCTTCTCAACCTCaaactgtgctgctctgacttcTACAGACGGCGAACCCTCAGCCCTGCTGTCAGCCTG AAAGAGTTTGTGCGTCTTATCCAAGGCAGCGGAGTCTTCGTGTTTCTGTCTCAGCCCTGGACAGAAGAACTCTACTACCAGGTGCTGGAGCGCAACCTGCTGGGTGAGGCTGGTTACTGGGGCTCACCAGAGGACCAGACAATGCCGCTTATCACCATGTTGACAG ATATCGATGGCCTGGGCAGCAGTGGGATTGGAGCTCAGCTGATCAGCAAGGCGCCCAGTCAGTCACCTCCCAGCTGTGTCAAGATCAACAGTGACACTGCGATGGCAG ggGCCGTGTTCTCCCGCTTCATCCTCACAGGCGTGTGGAAGAACCTGATTGATGTGCTGTCTACACCGCTGACTGGCCGCATGGTGGGCAGCTCCAAGGGCCTGGCGTTCATCTTGGGGGCAGAGGGCACCAAAGAGCAGagccagagggagagagacaccaTCTGTCTGAGCCTGGATGGACTTCGCAAGGCTGCCGCACTCAGCTGCACTTTGG GTGTAGCTGCTAATTGCGCCTCGGCGTTAGCACAGATGGCAGCAGCCTCCTGCATTCAGGAAGACAGAGAGGTTGGAGAAACCGGAGACGCCATCTCACAAG TCAAGCAGCGTGTGGAACACCGCCTAGAGCAGATAGGTCGTCCTCCGGGGCCGCGTCTTCATACGGCTCACGTCTTATGTATGGACGCCATATTGAACGTGGGACTGGAGATGGGCAGCCACAACCACGAATGTTGGCCACACGTGTTCAG GGTGACAGAGTACATCAGCTCTCTGGAACACACTCATTTCAGTGACGGCTCCCTGCACCAACCCTCGCTCACCCCCATCACCCAGCAGGGAGATGCCGTGGACCTGGGCCTGGAGCTGAGTGGCGAGTACTCGTCAGAGATCCTCGATATGGGCTCGACTCAGCCCGTGATCCAGCCCTTGTCCATTCAGGAGCTGCTTAGGgaggggggccggggggggcgCAGCGTGGTGGACCTGAAAAGCGGCAGTCTCATGAGTGGGACCAGCGCCGCCAAGGCCGTGTGCATGCTGTCCACGCAGACCGACAG actgTTTGAGGAAGCAGCCACCAAACTGAATCTGGTCGGTCTGATCGGCTTCTTCCAGCAGCTCAGAAAAGCTTCTCAGTCTCAGCTGTTTGACTCTGTCACCGAGAGCGGAGAATATTCTCTGGCCATGCCGG GAGAGGCGAAGTCGACACTGGAGCGCCGCAGCTCGCTCCATCTCTTCCGTCTGGGTGAGGCCATGCTGCGGATCATACGGAATAAGAACCGCCCTCTGCTGCATGTGATGCGGGCCTGGAATGTTGTGGCCCCCCATCTGGTGGAG GCAGCGTGTCACAAAGAGCGGCACGTTTCCCAGAAGGCCGTTTCCTTCATCCACGATGTTCTGACAGAGGTGCTGACCAGCTGGGTGGAGCTCCCGCACTTCCACTTTAACGAGGCGCTCTTCAGGCCCTTTGAACACGTCATGCAGCTGGAGCTCTGCGACGAGGACGTGCAGGACCAG GTTGTGACATCGATTGGCGAGCTGGTGGAGATGTGTTCTCCTCAGATCCTGTCGGGGTGGCGGCCTCTGTTCAGCGCTCTGAGGACTGTCCACAGCAGCAAGAGTGACACCAAAGACTACCTGCTGGGGGAATACTCCATGG ggaAGTCTCAGGCTCCCGTCTTCGATGTGTTCGAGGCGTTCATCACCACCGACAACATCCAGGTTTTCGCCAACGCCGCCACCAActacatcatgtgtctgatgaAGTTCGTCAAAGGTTTAG GAGAGGTCGATTATAAAGAGATCGGCGACTGCGTCCACATGTCAGGTTACAGCTCCACTGACCTCTGCCTGCCCGCCCTTGATTACCTGCGCAGATGTTCTCAG CTGCTCGCAAAGATCTACAAGATGCCGTCCAAACCCGTGTTTCTGGTTCCGCGGCTGGCGAGCCTGCCGGTGGAGACGCAGGAACGCTCCATGAGCACCGAGGACGGTGTGGACTGTGTCCTTCAGGAGTTCGATGACGGCACAG GTCTGATCCAGGTCTGGATTTTGTTGCTGGAGCAGCTCACCGCCGCGGTTTCAAACTGTCCTCGCCAACATCAGCCTCCGACGCTGGAGctgctcttcactctgctgAGGGAGGTCACAGTGGTACCAG GTCCAGGTTTTGGCATCTTCTCTgtcatccagctgctgcttcctgtgatgTCACTGTGGCTGCAGCGTAGCCAAGGCGACCACTCCTACTGGGACATGGCAGCTGCAAACTTTAAACACGCCATCGGCCTCTGCTGCGAGCTGGTGGTGGAACACGTCAACAGCTTCATACACTCAG ATATCGGTTATGAGTCCCTGATCAACCTCATGTTGAAGGATCTGTTCAAGCTGCTGGTTTCCTGTGTGTCTGAACCAGCAGAGACCATCTCCAGGGTCGGCTGTTCCTGCATCAG ATACGTTTTGGTCACAGTGGGTCCGGTGTTCACAGAGGAAATGTGGCGGTTAGCTTGCTGCGCTCTACAGGATGCCTTTTCTGCCACGCTGGAGCCAGTGAAG AACCTGTTGGCCTGTTTTCACAGCGGCTCTGACAGTTTTGCTGGAGATGCCTGCGAGGTAAAGGTGGCGGCTCCGTCCCATTCCCCCGCAGCCGAGGCCGAGTACTGGCGGATCAAAGCCATGgcacagcag GTCTTTATGTTGGATACGCAATGTTCACCAAAGACGCCAAACAACAAGGATGGCTTTGAGCACGCTCAGTCCTGCGTTCTCATTATTGAACTGCCGTCCAACCAGGCAGCCAATGGACACACTCAGAAACG GAAAATTGG GATCCCCTTCAGGACCATTGTGGTGAGTTTGCTGTCCCACCAGGTCCTCCTACAGAACCTGTATGACATCCTTCTGGAAGAATTTGTCAAGCAGCCTGAAGGTCATGACAGGGTCACgccagtgacctctgacccgagcagaaacacagcaggcTTTCTGCGCTATATCTCCATGGCCAATTTAGCCATaatcctggacctgctgctggactctTACAG GACTGCCCGGGAATTTGACACACGTCCTGGTCTGAAGTACCTTCTGATGAAGGTGTCGGGTGTTTGTGGAGCAGCTAATCTGTACCGCCAGTCAGCCATGAGCTTCAACCTTTACTTCCAGACGCTGCTGTGTGCCACGCTGAGTCAGGCCGACACCATGACGGCACAGCAG GTGAAGAAGATCCTgtatgaggaagaggaaggcagcTCCGACTCCTCTCATCCAGGCTCGGCATCTTCGGAGGATGAAGATATCTTTGAGGAAACAGCCCAG GTAAGTCCTCCCCGAGGCCGAGACAAAAGGAGTCAGTGGCGAGCATCCGTCCCCTCGCTGAGCGTGCAGCCACTGGGAGGAGCGGACTGGGCGTGGCTGGTCAAACGGCTCTACAAGCTGTGCATGGATCTGTGCAACAGCTACATTCAGATGCACCGTGACCTGAAGAGCTCGCTGGAGGAGGCGGCGCCACTGTCAGGAGGAGCCGGCGGAAGTGATCAcatcttttttctccctctcttccaaTCGGAGACATCCACCCCGACATCAGTGGGGGGACTCTCTGTGAAAGGGACGCCAATGGAGGACAGCGGGTACAGGTGTCACACAGGTTCACTGTCGCCGCCCACACCCAGTCCAGGATTCAG CTGCACCAGCAGTCTGCCTCATCACTTTGGGACCAGCGGCGAGAGGAGGGACTCGGGCGTGGTGGAAAGTACGGtgggagcagcttctgacagTGCTGCACCTGCACGGAGGAAGGAATGGTGGGAACACGCCAGCAACAAGCTGTACACCATCACCACGGACAAAACCATCAGCAAGCTGATGATGGAGTACAAgcgcaggaagcagcagcagccgacATCTCAGAGTCACATCAACCTCTTCATGAAGGAGCAGGGTCGGGTAGTGGTGGAGGTGGCGGGTGGCAGCGAGCAGAGGACCCCCGTGGAGCCACAGAGGCCCCCACAGAGACCTCAGCACCTGGTGGACCAGAAGGGCCCCCTTTTGAGGCACTCGGTCAGCGCAGGACCTGAAGTCCTGAGGCAGGAAAAGAGACCACGATCGGGGTCTACCATCAGCTCCCACAACATCTCTTTGAGGGATTCTGAGGCTCAGATACAG GCTTGGACCAACATGGTCCTGACTGTCCTCAATCAGGTCCTCATCCTCTCAGACTCCGCCTTCCTGGCCCTCCAGCCAGCACTCTACCCATGCCTCAGCCAgctttcctgtcatgtgaccgaTGTGCGCGTCCGCCAGGCCTTGTGCGAGTGGCTAGGCCGCATTGGAAGACTCTATGACATCATcctctga